The Nocardioides sp. cx-173 genome segment TTACGCCTCAGGGGAGCGCGGCAGCTGCACGGTGACCAGCGTCCCGGCGCCGGGGTCGCTCGCGATGGAGACCGTGCCGCGGTGCGCCGTCACGATGGACTGGACGATCGACAGTCCCAGCCCGGCGCCCGGCGACTGGGCGGTCAGCGCGTTGCTGCCGCGGTGCAGACGCTCGAAGACCCGGCCCTGGTCCTCGAGGGGGATCCCCGCCCCGGTGTCGGCCACCGACACGATCACGCTGTCGGCGAGCCCCTCGGCCGACAGCGTGATGACCCCGCCGGCCGGTGAGAACTTCACCGCGTTGCCGACCAGGTTGTCCAGCACTTGCAGCAGCCGGTGCCGGTCGCCGTGGGCCGTGAGCGCCGGCGGAGCGTCGGGGTCCGGTCCGGCAGCGGAGACCACCAGCTCGAGGCCGGCCGCACGTGCGGTCTGCGTGTGGGCGGCACGGGCCTCGTGCAGCAGGCTGACGACGTCGACGGGAGCGAGGATGAGCCGGGTCTGGCCGAGCGAGCCCACTGCCACGTCGAGCAGGTCGGTGACGAGCTGGAGCTCGCGCTCTGCGTTGCGTTGCACCACGTCCAGCATCCGCCGCGCCTCCGGGCCGAGC includes the following:
- a CDS encoding ATP-binding protein yields the protein MSEAHDERAAPVVAPGPDLRLFGAALDGIPDAVVVVDGSGCIRFANTQVREVFGYEQDELEGRQIEMLIPPRVREGHPHQRSGYPRRPMGLLKLAAVRKDGDEFPAEISLSPIETEHADRLTVATVRDISERLRLEDDAERARHDLLANVTHELRTPLTSILGYVEVMQGLDDAELGPEARRMLDVVQRNAERELQLVTDLLDVAVGSLGQTRLILAPVDVVSLLHEARAAHTQTARAAGLELVVSAAGPDPDAPPALTAHGDRHRLLQVLDNLVGNAVKFSPAGGVITLSAEGLADSVIVSVADTGAGIPLEDQGRVFERLHRGSNALTAQSPGAGLGLSIVQSIVTAHRGTVSIASDPGAGTLVTVQLPRSPEA